The following proteins come from a genomic window of Chryseobacterium glaciei:
- the msrB gene encoding peptide-methionine (R)-S-oxide reductase MsrB: MRNILVLLGMVLGIAVFATSCGDSLKKKPIETKKENETVMNDKNLKEVYFAGGCFWGTEHFFQQVRGVVGTEVGYANGKTQNPTYEEVVSHTTGFAETVKVKYDPEQVDLKLLIDLYFKTIDPTSLNKQGNDRGDQYRTGIYSTDKDTEAIVKEEVQKLAKNYSKPLVVETIALKNFYKAEDYHQDYLDKNPGGYCHIEPGLFEMAKNANPLPKKDAKPKYQKEDKKVLKEKLTAEQYKVTQENGTEMPFKNEYWDETREGIYVDITTGEPLFISTDKFESGCGWPSFSKPITKKLIDEKLDTSAGMDRTEVRSKTGDAHLGHVFNDGPADKGGLRYCINSASLKFVPKGEMEKKGYGEYLSLLDKK, encoded by the coding sequence ATGAGAAACATATTAGTATTGCTCGGGATGGTGCTGGGCATCGCAGTATTTGCGACAAGTTGCGGAGATTCTTTAAAAAAGAAACCAATAGAAACTAAAAAAGAGAATGAGACAGTTATGAACGACAAAAATTTAAAAGAAGTTTATTTTGCAGGTGGATGTTTTTGGGGAACAGAACATTTTTTTCAACAGGTTCGCGGAGTAGTAGGAACGGAAGTTGGTTATGCTAACGGAAAAACTCAAAATCCTACTTATGAAGAAGTGGTAAGTCATACAACAGGTTTTGCTGAAACTGTAAAAGTGAAATATGACCCTGAACAAGTTGATTTAAAACTATTAATCGATCTTTATTTCAAAACGATTGATCCTACAAGTCTAAACAAACAAGGAAATGACAGAGGAGATCAATACAGAACAGGGATTTATTCAACAGATAAAGATACTGAGGCTATTGTGAAAGAAGAAGTTCAGAAATTAGCTAAAAATTACAGCAAACCTTTGGTTGTAGAAACGATTGCTCTTAAAAACTTCTATAAAGCAGAAGATTATCACCAAGATTATTTGGATAAAAATCCGGGAGGATATTGTCATATCGAGCCGGGACTTTTTGAAATGGCAAAAAATGCAAACCCTCTTCCAAAGAAAGATGCAAAACCAAAATATCAAAAAGAGGATAAAAAAGTCTTAAAAGAAAAACTAACGGCTGAACAATATAAAGTGACTCAGGAGAACGGTACAGAAATGCCTTTCAAAAATGAATATTGGGACGAAACCCGTGAAGGTATTTATGTAGATATCACAACTGGCGAACCGTTATTTATTTCAACGGATAAATTTGAATCAGGTTGTGGATGGCCAAGTTTTTCAAAACCAATTACTAAAAAATTGATTGACGAAAAATTAGACACATCAGCCGGAATGGATAGAACAGAAGTGCGAAGCAAAACCGGAGATGCCCATTTGGGACACGTTTTCAATGACGGTCCGGCAGACAAAGGCGGACTTCGTTACTGTATCAACAGTGCTTCTCTAAAGTTTGTTCCAAAAGGGGAAATGGAGAAAAAAGGGTATGGAGAATATCTTTCTCTGTTAGATAAAAAGTAA
- a CDS encoding DUF417 family protein, producing MNGTTSINKELPTYKTGYYISLFGTALILLWIGIFKFTPTEAAGIKSLVENHFLTFYVYDIMSVQAVSNAIGAIEIIIALLLIFSAKFAYLRRYAAIGMIVTFLTTLSYLFTTLGIWKVVDGIPVTDFFILKDLLFLGFGLMILQNDKK from the coding sequence ATGAACGGAACAACATCAATCAACAAAGAATTACCAACGTACAAAACGGGTTATTATATTTCGCTTTTCGGTACGGCTCTTATTTTGCTCTGGATCGGAATTTTCAAATTTACACCCACCGAAGCTGCCGGAATAAAAAGCCTTGTAGAAAACCACTTCCTTACTTTTTACGTATATGATATCATGAGCGTTCAGGCAGTGTCAAATGCTATCGGAGCGATAGAAATTATCATTGCATTACTACTCATATTTAGTGCGAAATTTGCATACTTAAGAAGGTATGCCGCGATAGGAATGATCGTAACTTTCCTTACAACGCTGAGTTATTTATTTACAACTCTCGGAATTTGGAAAGTAGTGGACGGAATACCCGTAACGGACTTTTTTATATTAAAAGACCTACTGTTTTTAGGATTTGGATTAATGATACTTCAAAATGACAAAAAATGA
- a CDS encoding sigma-70 family RNA polymerase sigma factor, whose protein sequence is MTKNETLKNWIEQYSEPLLKRAVYVLSDRIEAEDIVQEVFIAAFSSYDSFEGKSKPLTWLNTILNNKVADFYRKKYKSEPEIRLDHFFDETGSWKNNDVLNDWDASNKESELLDNDDFNKTLEDCLEDLPSRWKIPMKMYYLQEKKAPEVSQELNISTTNLWKILQRSRMQLRECLDFNWFAKS, encoded by the coding sequence ATGACGAAAAACGAAACACTGAAAAACTGGATAGAACAATACTCCGAACCTTTGCTGAAAAGAGCGGTTTATGTACTTTCAGATAGGATAGAGGCGGAAGATATTGTTCAGGAGGTTTTTATTGCTGCTTTTTCGTCGTATGATTCTTTTGAAGGGAAAAGTAAACCTTTAACTTGGTTGAATACAATTCTCAATAATAAAGTTGCTGATTTTTACCGTAAAAAGTATAAATCCGAACCGGAAATAAGACTTGATCATTTTTTTGATGAAACAGGATCATGGAAAAATAACGATGTACTGAATGATTGGGACGCTTCCAATAAAGAATCTGAACTTCTGGATAATGATGATTTTAATAAAACATTGGAAGATTGTCTCGAAGATTTGCCCTCCAGATGGAAGATTCCCATGAAAATGTATTATCTTCAAGAAAAGAAAGCACCGGAAGTAAGTCAGGAATTAAATATTTCTACGACTAATCTTTGGAAGATCTTGCAAAGGAGTAGAATGCAGCTGAGAGAATGTCTGGATTTTAATTGGTTTGCAAAATCGTAA
- the alaS gene encoding alanine--tRNA ligase has protein sequence MTSQEIRQKFLDYFKSKEHLIVPSAPIVLKDDPTLMFSNSGMTQFKDFFLGYKTPTAPRIADTQKCLRVSGKHNDLDDVGRDTYHHTMFEMLGNWSFGDYFKKDAIAFAWELLTEVYGIPKENLYVTIFEGDASENLERDQAAYDYWKAVISEDRIINGNKKDNFWEMGASGPCGPCSEIHVDLRTPEEKAKVSGLELVNNDHPQVVEVWNLVFMEFNRKADGSLEKLPAQHVDTGMGFERLCMALQGKSSNYDTDVFTPLIAKVEELSGKKYTGILEDEKDIAIRVIVDHIRAVSFAIADGQLPSNGGAGYVIRRILRRGISYSYRFLDMKEPFLYKLVAVLKDQMGSVFHELEKQGKLVTDVIKSEEESFLRTIETGLIRVDKLIQQTIANNSKVLPTQEVFELYDTYGFPDDLTRIIAEEKGLTIDEKGFEVALNEQKLRSKADSAQKVYDWVTLEEGEENFVGYDQIEAETHITRYRKVENKDGEFYQVVLSNSPFYPEGGGQVGDKGVLENATESFEVLETKKENGLIISLINGLPKDASAIFYAKADATDRKNSQANHSVTHLLHEALRDVLGTHVEQKGSYVGPEYLRFDFSHFNKMTEEELALVEEKVNAKIKESIALQEFRNIPIQEAIDKGAMALFGEKYGDSVRMIQFGSSKELCGGTHVKNTSEIGHFKLTSESSAAAGIRRIEAISGDKSDEYFKNLEKQVLELSQLLKSKDVVRSIEKLIEENASLKAEVEAFKKEKAKGEIGDWKGAYEQKGDKLLLVKKTSLDSGSVKDIVFQLKKEIPTSITIILSDADGKPMITVGVSDDLAGIYQAGALIKELAKEIQGGGGGNPGFATAGGKNLDGLENAYQKALNI, from the coding sequence ATGACATCACAAGAGATACGTCAAAAATTTTTAGATTATTTTAAAAGTAAAGAACACCTTATCGTTCCTTCGGCTCCAATTGTGCTGAAAGACGACCCTACCCTAATGTTTTCCAACTCTGGAATGACGCAGTTTAAGGATTTTTTCTTAGGCTACAAAACGCCTACCGCCCCAAGAATTGCCGATACACAGAAATGTTTGAGAGTTTCAGGGAAGCATAATGACTTGGATGATGTAGGTAGAGATACTTATCACCACACCATGTTTGAAATGTTAGGAAACTGGTCTTTCGGTGATTATTTTAAAAAAGATGCTATTGCTTTTGCCTGGGAATTATTGACGGAAGTTTACGGAATTCCGAAAGAAAATTTATACGTAACCATTTTTGAAGGAGACGCTTCCGAGAACCTTGAAAGAGATCAGGCTGCTTATGATTACTGGAAAGCAGTAATTTCTGAAGACAGAATTATCAACGGAAATAAAAAAGATAACTTCTGGGAAATGGGAGCAAGCGGACCTTGTGGACCTTGTTCTGAAATCCATGTGGACTTAAGAACTCCGGAAGAAAAAGCTAAAGTTTCAGGACTTGAATTGGTGAACAATGATCATCCTCAAGTTGTGGAAGTTTGGAATCTTGTATTCATGGAATTCAACAGAAAAGCTGACGGTTCTCTGGAAAAACTTCCTGCACAGCATGTGGATACAGGAATGGGCTTCGAACGTCTTTGTATGGCACTTCAAGGGAAGTCTTCCAACTATGATACAGATGTTTTCACTCCATTAATTGCTAAAGTTGAAGAACTTTCAGGTAAAAAATATACCGGAATTTTAGAAGATGAAAAAGATATTGCCATCCGTGTTATAGTAGATCACATCAGAGCGGTTTCTTTTGCGATTGCAGACGGACAATTGCCTTCAAACGGAGGTGCAGGTTACGTGATCAGAAGAATTTTAAGAAGAGGAATTTCTTATTCTTACAGATTCTTAGATATGAAAGAACCTTTCCTTTACAAATTGGTTGCTGTTCTTAAAGATCAAATGGGATCAGTTTTCCATGAATTAGAAAAACAAGGAAAATTAGTTACTGATGTTATTAAAAGTGAAGAAGAATCTTTCTTAAGAACAATTGAAACAGGATTAATTAGAGTTGATAAATTAATTCAGCAAACGATTGCAAATAATTCTAAGGTTTTACCAACTCAGGAAGTTTTCGAATTATACGATACTTACGGTTTCCCTGATGATTTAACAAGAATTATCGCTGAAGAAAAAGGTTTAACGATCGATGAAAAAGGTTTTGAAGTTGCTTTAAATGAACAAAAACTTCGTTCAAAAGCGGATTCTGCTCAAAAAGTATACGATTGGGTAACATTAGAAGAAGGAGAAGAGAACTTCGTTGGTTACGATCAAATTGAAGCTGAAACACACATTACAAGATACAGAAAAGTAGAAAATAAAGACGGCGAATTTTATCAGGTTGTGTTGAGCAACTCTCCTTTCTACCCAGAAGGTGGTGGACAGGTTGGTGATAAAGGTGTTCTTGAAAATGCAACTGAAAGTTTCGAAGTATTAGAAACTAAAAAGGAGAACGGGTTAATTATTTCATTAATTAATGGTCTTCCGAAAGATGCAAGCGCTATTTTCTATGCTAAAGCAGATGCAACAGACAGAAAAAACTCTCAGGCTAATCACTCGGTGACTCACCTTTTGCATGAGGCTTTAAGAGATGTTTTAGGAACTCACGTTGAGCAAAAAGGTTCTTATGTTGGTCCTGAATATCTTCGTTTTGACTTCTCTCACTTCAATAAAATGACGGAGGAAGAATTGGCTTTGGTTGAAGAAAAAGTGAATGCAAAAATCAAAGAAAGCATTGCTTTACAGGAATTTAGAAATATTCCGATCCAAGAAGCAATTGACAAAGGTGCAATGGCTTTGTTTGGTGAAAAATATGGTGACAGCGTGAGAATGATCCAGTTTGGAAGTTCAAAAGAACTTTGCGGTGGAACTCACGTTAAGAACACAAGCGAAATCGGTCATTTTAAATTGACTTCCGAAAGTTCTGCAGCAGCAGGAATCAGAAGAATTGAAGCGATCTCAGGTGATAAATCTGATGAATATTTCAAGAATTTAGAAAAGCAGGTTCTTGAGCTTTCTCAATTGTTGAAATCTAAAGATGTTGTACGATCTATCGAGAAATTAATTGAGGAAAACGCATCATTGAAAGCTGAGGTTGAAGCATTCAAAAAAGAAAAAGCAAAAGGCGAAATCGGCGACTGGAAAGGTGCTTATGAGCAAAAAGGCGACAAATTACTTTTAGTGAAAAAAACTTCATTGGATTCCGGTTCAGTGAAAGATATCGTCTTCCAGTTGAAGAAAGAAATCCCAACTTCTATAACGATTATCTTGTCAGACGCAGACGGAAAACCAATGATTACCGTTGGCGTTTCTGATGATTTAGCAGGAATTTATCAGGCTGGAGCACTTATTAAAGAATTAGCAAAAGAAATCCAAGGCGGTGGTGGTGGAAACCCAGGTTTCGCAACTGCTGGAGGTAAAAACCTTGATGGCTTGGAGAATGCTTATCAAAAGGCTTTAAATATTTAA
- a CDS encoding M20/M25/M40 family metallo-hydrolase translates to MKKQYLLSILSLIIFGLGNAQNYKKPLVSAIKETDLRKDMYELAADQFWGREAGTLDELKVSMWLADKTKEAGMKPAGDNGTFFQFFDMYRHLIIPQSSLKIGDNQLKLWKDFLVAEPVNANIDSEIVYAGTTEPEDLSKLNIKGKILAINASDKNIDKEMTLFIRRYPGFVRTKYYNKALELGAKAIIFITDDISEKSWVEVLPQMTRGAYGVEGLREKVTNNIPVLWIKKENANWVKNNPKISLNLITETYKYPSVNIIGKIDGTDPKLKDEYVLLSGHQDHDGIRHPVKNDTIYNGADDNASTCVAMLAMARAYKKQPGKRSILFVFHGAEERGLLGSRWHAVHPVVPKEKIVAVLNGDMIGRNDNNEAALLGGNAPHKNSEELVKMAEDANNESTKFKYLKDWDSPSHAEYFYFRSDHLPYAKAGIPAIFFTSVLHDQYHTPQDESENINYKKLYKMTEWMYRTSWKVANEAERPKVISNFTLER, encoded by the coding sequence ATGAAAAAACAGTATTTATTATCAATTTTAAGTTTGATCATTTTCGGTTTGGGAAATGCTCAAAACTACAAAAAACCTTTGGTTTCAGCCATTAAAGAAACAGATCTTAGAAAAGATATGTACGAATTGGCCGCCGATCAATTCTGGGGACGTGAAGCCGGAACTTTAGATGAATTAAAAGTTTCCATGTGGTTGGCCGACAAAACCAAGGAAGCAGGAATGAAACCCGCCGGAGACAACGGAACTTTCTTCCAGTTTTTTGACATGTACAGACATCTGATCATCCCGCAAAGCAGCTTGAAAATTGGTGATAATCAATTAAAATTATGGAAAGATTTCCTTGTAGCAGAACCCGTAAATGCGAATATCGATTCTGAAATTGTCTATGCAGGAACAACCGAACCTGAAGATTTATCTAAATTAAATATAAAAGGAAAAATTCTTGCGATCAACGCATCCGATAAGAACATCGACAAAGAAATGACTCTTTTCATAAGAAGGTATCCCGGATTTGTAAGGACTAAATATTACAACAAAGCACTTGAATTAGGCGCAAAAGCAATCATTTTCATCACAGACGATATTTCTGAGAAAAGCTGGGTTGAAGTTCTTCCTCAAATGACAAGAGGAGCTTACGGAGTTGAAGGCTTAAGAGAAAAAGTAACGAATAATATTCCTGTTCTTTGGATTAAAAAAGAAAATGCAAATTGGGTAAAAAACAATCCTAAAATTTCTTTAAACCTCATCACAGAAACCTATAAATATCCTTCTGTAAACATCATCGGAAAAATCGACGGAACCGATCCGAAATTAAAAGATGAATATGTCTTACTCAGTGGTCACCAAGATCATGACGGAATAAGACATCCCGTAAAAAATGACACGATCTACAACGGAGCCGATGACAATGCAAGTACTTGTGTTGCGATGTTAGCAATGGCTAGAGCTTACAAAAAACAGCCGGGAAAAAGAAGTATTTTATTTGTTTTCCACGGAGCTGAAGAAAGAGGATTATTGGGTTCAAGATGGCACGCCGTTCACCCTGTTGTTCCGAAAGAAAAGATTGTTGCTGTTTTGAATGGCGATATGATCGGAAGAAATGATAATAATGAAGCCGCTTTATTAGGAGGAAATGCGCCTCATAAAAACTCCGAAGAATTAGTTAAAATGGCCGAAGATGCCAATAATGAAAGTACAAAATTTAAATATCTGAAAGATTGGGACTCTCCTAGTCATGCTGAATATTTTTATTTCAGAAGCGATCATCTTCCTTATGCGAAAGCGGGAATTCCTGCGATATTTTTCACGAGCGTTTTGCACGATCAATATCACACTCCACAAGACGAATCTGAAAACATCAACTATAAAAAACTCTATAAAATGACCGAATGGATGTACAGAACTTCTTGGAAAGTAGCCAATGAAGCGGAACGTCCGAAAGTGATTTCTAATTTTACCTTAGAGAGATAA
- a CDS encoding ACT domain-containing protein, with amino-acid sequence MTGEKDLKTLLQSMKPHLNEGEYVFCTVEKLPNIDLNEIICFFKEQESITLIIKKELADQLHFKYEFVASWITLEIHSSLEAVGLTAAFSKALTSKNISCNVIAGYFHDHIFVSVDDADNTMTELKKLSKTAHLFDV; translated from the coding sequence ATGACAGGAGAAAAAGATCTCAAAACATTATTGCAATCCATGAAACCTCATTTAAATGAAGGTGAATATGTTTTCTGTACCGTAGAAAAATTACCCAATATTGATCTGAATGAAATCATTTGTTTCTTTAAAGAACAAGAGAGTATTACTTTGATTATTAAAAAAGAATTGGCCGATCAGCTACATTTCAAATATGAATTTGTCGCTTCGTGGATTACTTTAGAAATTCATTCTTCGCTTGAAGCAGTGGGTTTAACGGCTGCATTTTCCAAAGCACTTACTTCTAAAAATATTAGCTGTAATGTGATTGCAGGATATTTTCATGACCATATTTTTGTTTCTGTGGATGATGCGGATAATACAATGACAGAACTTAAAAAGCTTTCTAAAACAGCACATTTATTTGATGTATAA
- a CDS encoding DUF1599 domain-containing protein, which produces MLKTSIQFEKVINECRELFSKKLQDYGAAWRVLRPSSITDQIYIKVNRIRTLQMTDVKMVDESEESEFIAIVNYSIIGLIQLEKGLSNDFNENKEEILSLYDKYSTEAKALMERKNHDYGEAWRDMRISSITDLIYQKVLRTKQIEDNQGVTIVSEGLDANYFDMLNYAVFCLIKFSEKQDNFQPKTS; this is translated from the coding sequence ATGCTAAAAACTTCAATACAGTTCGAGAAAGTTATCAATGAATGCCGCGAATTATTCAGCAAAAAATTACAGGATTACGGTGCTGCTTGGAGAGTTTTAAGACCGAGCTCAATTACTGATCAGATTTACATTAAAGTCAACAGAATCCGTACGTTACAGATGACTGATGTAAAAATGGTAGACGAAAGTGAAGAAAGTGAGTTTATCGCAATCGTAAACTATTCCATCATCGGATTGATACAGCTTGAAAAAGGCCTTTCTAACGATTTTAACGAAAATAAAGAAGAGATTTTAAGTCTTTACGATAAATATTCCACCGAAGCTAAAGCTTTAATGGAAAGAAAAAACCATGATTATGGAGAAGCTTGGAGAGATATGAGAATTTCTTCAATTACAGATCTTATTTATCAAAAAGTTTTAAGAACAAAACAAATTGAAGATAATCAAGGTGTTACTATCGTTTCTGAAGGTTTAGATGCCAATTATTTTGATATGCTGAATTATGCCGTTTTCTGTCTGATAAAATTCTCTGAAAAACAAGACAACTTCCAACCTAAAACAAGTTAA
- a CDS encoding BT_3928 family protein, whose translation MIKGLLRFVIAVIFILSGFVKAVDLVGFSFKMEEYFSPTVFNMPFLEKFALLFSIIVVVLELLLGFMLLLKLKLKFTLSALIALCIFFGFLTFYSAYFNVVTDCGCFGDAIKFTPWQSFIKDVVLLVGLIIVFILYRKEFKKKDSYTFSSKKEPSNTFKYILLVIFSLGMIYIMAQGIMHEPLIDFRDYKVGTDIKSEKEKINKNPSEYKTFYSLKNQKTGEILKVNQDDYIKETKYWAEGSPWKIEEGKNESVLIKEGYKSEIVKFKIEDPTGLEVTDEVINAPKAILVFSYHPKEVSADLLQKVEAKVKAQKGAVIYGVSTDPNTFKTIKNAMMDGTAIKTIARSNPFVLILEKGKIVDKIPAKDYVK comes from the coding sequence ATGATCAAAGGTTTATTACGTTTCGTTATTGCTGTTATTTTTATCCTTTCGGGTTTTGTAAAAGCGGTAGATTTGGTAGGTTTTTCCTTCAAAATGGAAGAATACTTCTCTCCTACTGTTTTCAACATGCCATTTTTGGAAAAATTCGCTTTATTATTTTCGATCATTGTCGTTGTTTTAGAACTTTTGCTTGGATTTATGCTTTTATTAAAATTAAAACTTAAATTCACTCTTTCAGCATTGATCGCGCTTTGTATATTCTTTGGTTTCCTTACTTTTTATTCGGCGTATTTCAATGTAGTAACAGATTGTGGCTGTTTTGGAGATGCAATAAAATTCACGCCTTGGCAAAGCTTCATTAAAGATGTTGTGCTTTTAGTTGGATTAATCATCGTATTTATCCTTTACAGAAAAGAATTTAAGAAAAAAGACAGTTATACTTTCAGTTCTAAAAAAGAACCTTCCAATACATTTAAATATATTCTTTTAGTGATATTTTCTTTGGGAATGATCTACATTATGGCTCAGGGAATTATGCATGAACCATTAATCGATTTCCGTGATTATAAAGTAGGAACTGATATTAAAAGTGAAAAAGAAAAAATTAATAAAAATCCATCCGAATACAAAACTTTTTACTCTCTTAAAAATCAAAAAACAGGAGAAATTTTAAAGGTAAATCAGGACGATTATATTAAAGAAACAAAATACTGGGCAGAAGGTTCTCCTTGGAAAATCGAGGAAGGGAAAAACGAATCTGTTTTGATAAAAGAAGGTTACAAATCTGAGATCGTGAAGTTTAAAATTGAAGATCCTACAGGTCTTGAAGTAACTGATGAAGTGATTAACGCACCGAAAGCAATTTTGGTTTTCTCTTATCATCCAAAAGAAGTTTCAGCAGATTTGCTTCAAAAAGTTGAAGCTAAAGTGAAGGCTCAAAAAGGAGCGGTTATTTACGGAGTTTCAACAGATCCGAACACTTTTAAAACCATTAAAAATGCAATGATGGACGGCACTGCCATTAAGACCATTGCAAGAAGTAATCCTTTTGTATTGATTTTAGAAAAAGGAAAAATTGTAGACAAAATTCCTGCAAAAGACTACGTGAAATAA
- a CDS encoding TerB family tellurite resistance protein, translating to MQKSNKSIAGYHLLMILSSVDGEFAPEEGMLVQQYLADEFPFKMDLDNELDVIALLKPEEWKSHFEFHAQCFLDDSTEEERLSFVQFAKTLIKADNKVTDEEHTFYILLKNIWKIN from the coding sequence ATGCAAAAATCAAATAAATCTATCGCCGGTTACCATTTGCTGATGATCCTTTCATCTGTAGACGGAGAATTTGCACCTGAAGAAGGAATGCTTGTTCAACAGTATTTAGCAGATGAATTTCCTTTTAAAATGGATCTGGATAATGAGTTGGATGTAATCGCTTTATTAAAGCCGGAAGAATGGAAAAGTCACTTCGAATTTCACGCTCAATGTTTCTTAGATGATTCTACGGAAGAAGAGCGTTTAAGCTTTGTACAATTTGCTAAAACATTGATTAAGGCTGATAATAAAGTAACTGACGAAGAACATACTTTCTATATTCTTTTAAAAAATATCTGGAAAATAAATTAG
- a CDS encoding AAA family ATPase, producing MITQIKINGFKSFHNFEMTFTPFTIIAGTNASGKSNLFDALELLSKLADSDNIKKALQSQRGDFLELFSMYDKGIYADIMEFEVEMLINQKVKDAWGNEANLKYTRLQYQLHIRRFINNSGLEDVEVIHEKLVNLKKDNEDRWIKIIPKDKIELWRPKVEGNRGGKPYLDTIKKNEIDTVVIHQDGSKGTFRQIPIVNANRTVLSSIDNVDFKHVLAAKEEMKSWKFLQLNPDDLREPTNKNNGEDQITSSGKNIAAALYRISLTNDIALKEISRKLNRFLSQFIEVKIFDDKENRQFIIKLIDVDKKEYTSRVLSEGTLRILTLCILEYDDNFGSLLCFEEPENGIHPARISTMLDLLADLSTDFSDNELPLKQVIVNTHSSVLVGEFWKNFNQDNNKSLWFSKMVTKTDVYKNEKIKFETTKLSPVDKNFIADLFSDRKVSILNVKDYLDNGNFSLENE from the coding sequence ATGATTACACAGATTAAAATAAATGGATTTAAATCATTTCATAATTTTGAAATGACTTTTACTCCATTTACAATAATCGCAGGTACAAATGCTTCTGGAAAAAGTAATCTTTTTGATGCTTTAGAATTACTTTCAAAACTTGCAGATTCAGATAATATTAAAAAAGCTCTTCAGAGTCAACGAGGAGACTTTTTAGAATTGTTTAGTATGTATGATAAAGGAATTTATGCAGATATAATGGAGTTTGAAGTAGAAATGCTCATAAATCAAAAAGTAAAAGATGCCTGGGGAAATGAAGCTAATCTAAAATATACAAGATTACAATATCAATTACATATTAGAAGATTTATTAATAATTCAGGTCTCGAAGATGTTGAAGTAATTCATGAAAAATTAGTAAATCTAAAAAAGGATAATGAAGATAGATGGATAAAAATAATTCCTAAAGATAAAATAGAATTATGGAGACCTAAAGTAGAAGGAAATAGAGGTGGAAAACCATATCTTGATACCATAAAAAAAAATGAAATTGACACAGTAGTAATTCATCAGGATGGATCTAAAGGAACTTTTCGGCAAATACCAATTGTAAATGCAAATAGAACTGTATTAAGTAGTATTGATAATGTTGACTTTAAACATGTTTTAGCCGCAAAAGAGGAAATGAAATCTTGGAAGTTTCTTCAATTGAATCCTGACGATTTGCGAGAGCCAACTAATAAAAATAATGGAGAAGATCAAATAACAAGCTCTGGTAAAAATATAGCAGCTGCATTGTATAGAATTTCTCTTACTAATGATATTGCTTTGAAAGAGATTTCAAGAAAATTAAATAGATTTCTTTCCCAATTTATAGAAGTAAAGATTTTTGATGATAAGGAGAATCGCCAGTTTATTATAAAATTAATTGATGTTGACAAAAAGGAATACACTTCAAGAGTACTTTCTGAAGGGACTTTGAGAATCCTAACATTATGTATTTTAGAATATGATGATAATTTTGGAAGTCTATTATGCTTTGAAGAACCTGAAAATGGCATACATCCAGCTAGAATATCAACTATGCTAGATTTATTGGCTGATTTAAGCACAGATTTCTCGGACAATGAACTACCTTTAAAACAAGTAATTGTAAATACTCACTCTTCTGTTCTGGTTGGAGAATTTTGGAAAAATTTCAACCAAGATAACAATAAATCGCTTTGGTTTAGTAAAATGGTAACTAAAACAGATGTTTATAAAAATGAAAAAATCAAATTCGAAACCACTAAACTCTCACCAGTAGATAAAAACTTTATTGCAGATTTATTTTCAGATAGAAAAGTATCTATTTTGAATGTTAAAGATTATTTAGATAATGGTAATTTTTCTTTAGAAAATGAGTAA